A region of Chloracidobacterium sp. DNA encodes the following proteins:
- a CDS encoding amidohydrolase family protein yields the protein MMTKALIIVLVVVIAGVCSIAAQTTAFVGVNVIPMDRERVLSNQTVIVKEGKIAQIGDAAKVKVPRDAVRVDGRGKFLIPGLVDMHTHLMSDDAFPDELAPDELRIMVANGVTTCRFMIGTPEQLILRARSAKGDIIAPTIYSASPHLTGREQGNDFVVTTPEEAREAVRKSKAAGYDFIKITTFLKSLLYETAIDEASKQNIRVVGHADSRFVTVPRAWKAGQQIEHLDGYLEMLLRDDAPMKGSVSDIYIYNPKNWESLDYIDESKIAWAAKMTVASNPYVDPTQHFMKNTFGLPRSEESIRAQPDFRFYPTKTQNFYINYLKRTPLNNVSHEKRARWIDLRNKLIKAIYDAGGKIMAGSDTPEFLWLYGFTMHRELKALAEAGLSNYAVLAAGTRNAHEYLGSIKRSGTIEKGKTADLILLDANPLDDISNTEKRSGVMLKGKFYTQAEMNGWLDEIAPRFHKAELKETK from the coding sequence ATGATGACAAAAGCTCTGATAATAGTACTGGTTGTCGTAATAGCAGGCGTTTGTTCAATTGCGGCGCAGACGACAGCATTTGTTGGCGTGAATGTCATCCCAATGGACCGCGAGCGTGTTCTTAGCAATCAAACGGTTATTGTTAAAGAAGGTAAGATCGCCCAGATTGGCGATGCGGCTAAGGTCAAAGTGCCACGGGACGCTGTACGGGTTGATGGAAGAGGGAAGTTTCTCATTCCAGGACTTGTCGATATGCACACGCATTTAATGTCGGACGACGCTTTTCCCGATGAACTTGCGCCGGACGAACTGCGCATTATGGTTGCGAACGGTGTGACGACTTGCAGGTTCATGATAGGTACGCCTGAGCAATTGATCTTGCGTGCGAGATCGGCGAAAGGCGATATTATTGCACCGACGATCTACAGCGCAAGCCCGCATCTTACGGGACGCGAGCAGGGAAATGATTTTGTTGTCACTACGCCTGAAGAGGCCCGCGAAGCCGTCCGTAAATCAAAAGCTGCCGGGTATGATTTCATTAAGATCACTACATTTCTGAAATCGCTTTTGTACGAAACGGCAATTGACGAGGCTTCGAAACAGAACATTCGGGTTGTTGGCCATGCGGACAGTCGTTTTGTGACCGTGCCGCGTGCGTGGAAGGCGGGTCAGCAGATAGAGCATCTGGACGGCTATCTGGAAATGCTGCTTCGCGACGATGCTCCGATGAAGGGTTCGGTTTCGGACATTTACATTTACAATCCCAAAAATTGGGAGAGCCTTGATTACATTGACGAATCCAAGATAGCGTGGGCCGCGAAAATGACTGTTGCGTCTAATCCATATGTCGATCCAACGCAACACTTTATGAAGAACACTTTCGGGTTGCCGCGCAGCGAAGAGTCGATACGCGCTCAGCCGGATTTCAGATTTTATCCTACAAAGACCCAGAATTTCTACATCAATTATCTGAAACGAACACCTCTCAATAATGTATCGCATGAAAAGCGTGCACGATGGATCGATCTGCGAAATAAGTTGATCAAGGCGATCTACGATGCGGGTGGAAAGATAATGGCTGGTTCGGACACGCCGGAATTTTTGTGGCTCTATGGTTTTACTATGCATCGCGAGTTGAAGGCTCTTGCCGAAGCAGGGCTTTCGAACTATGCAGTTCTCGCGGCGGGCACCAGAAACGCTCATGAGTATCTCGGCTCGATAAAACGGTCGGGCACCATAGAGAAAGGCAAAACTGCGGATCTGATCTTGCTCGATGCAAATCCGCTCGACGATATTTCAAATACCGAAAAGCGCAGCGGAGTTATGCTCAAGGGCAAGTTTTACACCCAAGCTGAAATGAACGGCTGGCTGGATGAGATCGCGCCTCGTTTTCACAAGGCAGAATTAAAGGAAACAAAATAG
- a CDS encoding type II secretion system protein — MRTVKDRHSERGMTLLAVMGIMAVFAIALLAVAPSIHQEIQREKELEAIARGEEVAEAIRQYVEFYRGAKLPNSMDDLIEGLPQGTKKRQILRASAAIDPLSEDGKWRLIKADVQTLGPFARRVQTYNGGVLPSNPSQTLDRYTLVIVNSVNTETEGDSEDADESIEVLTDNTPFIGVASQSRSKSFIAYYGIENHSKWIFTPLFRGTGRNMSVPPRGSTSGTGPSSGSGSGSGSTPR, encoded by the coding sequence ATGAGGACGGTTAAAGACAGGCACTCCGAACGCGGAATGACGCTCCTTGCCGTTATGGGCATCATGGCAGTGTTTGCCATTGCGCTGCTTGCCGTGGCACCCAGCATCCATCAGGAAATTCAACGTGAAAAGGAACTCGAAGCGATTGCCCGCGGCGAAGAGGTCGCCGAAGCAATTCGCCAATACGTCGAATTCTATCGCGGCGCGAAACTGCCCAATTCGATGGACGACCTCATAGAAGGCCTTCCGCAAGGTACAAAAAAACGCCAGATACTGCGAGCCTCCGCAGCCATCGATCCGCTATCGGAAGACGGCAAGTGGCGTCTTATAAAAGCCGACGTTCAAACGCTCGGCCCGTTTGCCCGCCGCGTACAAACATATAACGGCGGTGTCTTGCCCTCAAATCCGAGCCAAACGTTGGACCGCTACACTCTTGTTATCGTCAACTCCGTAAACACTGAAACCGAAGGCGACTCTGAGGATGCTGATGAAAGTATCGAAGTCCTCACCGACAACACGCCATTCATCGGCGTCGCCAGCCAAAGCCGCAGCAAATCCTTCATCGCATATTACGGTATCGAAAATCATTCGAAATGGATCTTTACGCCTCTTTTCCGCGGTACCGGAAGAAATATGTCCGTGCCGCCACGTGGCAGCACATCAGGAACCGGACCTAGTTCAGGATCGGGATCCGGTTCGGGTAGCACCCCTAGATAG
- a CDS encoding DUF241 domain-containing protein: MADLDQNPIPAEDIPERPAAVEEVTLAIPPNRPRKVYDGMWGPLEIGAVTAGVLAMLMAFVLYFFWVVPSNRELARNKSEADRLDAELISAKSKYGDIQDTQTQVDKLVGSVDDFETRFLPMQTNGQAALYQRLNGLIRAYGLENTTGPDYAPLEGVDVDQAKQTDEEKGRTKFRSLYPGVYVTTTVEGSYQNLRRFIREIETGREFVVISSVELAPSDSETKKEGEPNAQPAQADVNPTVGVQNAKGGFAQPAVNPNARTAPQQDQRSSPKGKTRGEVVALRIEMAAYFRRPGFVPMPSTPAEQ, from the coding sequence TATCCCGGCAGAGGACATTCCGGAGAGGCCCGCAGCCGTCGAAGAAGTAACTCTAGCAATTCCGCCCAATCGCCCGCGCAAGGTTTATGACGGAATGTGGGGTCCTCTTGAGATCGGAGCCGTTACAGCCGGAGTGCTGGCAATGCTGATGGCTTTCGTGCTGTATTTCTTTTGGGTCGTTCCGTCAAACCGGGAACTCGCGAGGAACAAATCTGAGGCCGACCGGCTCGATGCTGAGCTTATCTCGGCAAAGTCGAAATACGGCGATATACAGGACACTCAAACGCAAGTCGATAAACTCGTCGGCAGCGTTGACGATTTTGAGACCCGTTTCCTGCCTATGCAGACAAACGGCCAGGCGGCTCTTTATCAGCGTTTGAACGGCCTTATCAGGGCATACGGCCTTGAAAATACGACCGGGCCCGATTATGCTCCGCTCGAGGGCGTGGATGTCGATCAAGCAAAACAAACAGACGAGGAAAAAGGGCGTACCAAGTTCAGGAGTCTCTATCCAGGCGTTTATGTCACGACAACGGTCGAAGGTTCTTACCAAAACCTGCGCCGCTTTATCCGCGAGATCGAAACGGGCCGTGAATTTGTCGTCATCAGCTCCGTTGAGCTTGCTCCATCCGACTCTGAAACGAAAAAAGAAGGTGAGCCAAATGCACAGCCTGCTCAGGCAGACGTGAACCCGACTGTCGGTGTCCAGAATGCGAAAGGCGGCTTCGCACAACCGGCGGTAAATCCAAATGCCAGAACGGCCCCGCAACAAGATCAACGATCATCTCCGAAAGGAAAAACACGCGGCGAGGTCGTCGCCCTACGCATTGAAATGGCAGCGTATTTTAGACGGCCCGGTTTTGTACCGATGCCATCGACTCCGGCAGAACAGTAA